From the genome of Papaver somniferum cultivar HN1 chromosome 2, ASM357369v1, whole genome shotgun sequence, one region includes:
- the LOC113353723 gene encoding heavy metal-associated isoprenylated plant protein 41-like — MAVKSGVDHEEEETQTRNESEKWIQHYSSLHQILLVGDGDFSFSLCLAKAASNMVATSLDQNDVVIKNYQYAKSNLESLRKLGATIMHGVDATRMKLYPDLQRRKFYRVIYNFPHAGFHGKEDQVHMIKNASHMLRPFGEVHINNKKAPLYESWNLEDLARKYNLALVERVEFKKEDYPGYKNKRGAGPRCNEPFPLGKCCAFRFEFRKSALDYIHTAPYQIQRTQPQVQNPPLFEPSHLSVLPQNHAVRPHTHDPAPLNVYNPTRLQVQQMPSQPQSRVLFDVGYPLAKVNRPSNFRYFDSPYAPKVSDKCHWIFHEYFADTEKMFGRTGYHVGGVVHETLRTGFDKSERKKSYWLYNASRRTSPLQCFKIRVVA; from the exons ATGGCGGTCAAGTCAGGGGTggatcatgaagaagaagaaacccagACAAGG aATGAAAGTGAGAAATGGATTCAACATTACTCATCGTTGCATCAAATCCTTTTAGTGGGTGATGgagatttttcattttcattatgTTTGGCTAAAGCTGCTTCTAATATGGTGGCTACATCACTTGATCAGAATG ATGTGGTGATTAAGAATTACCAGTACGCAAAATCCAATTTGGAGAGTTTAAGAAAACTTGGAGCAACAATTATGCATGGTGTGGATGCCACAAGAATGAAACTTTATCCTGACTTACAAAGGCGGAAGTTCTATCGTGTTATCTACAACTTTCCACATGCAGGATTCCATGGAAAGGAAGATCAAGTTCACATGATCAA GAACGCAAGCCATATGCTTAGACCCTTTGGTGAAGTTCACATTAACAACAAGAAAGCACCACTATATGAAAGCTGGAACCTCGAAGATCTTGCTAGGAAATACAATTTGGCATTAGTTGAACGTGTTGAATTCAAAAAAGAAGACTATCCAGGTTACAAAAACAAGAGAGGAGCTGGGCCAAGATGTAATGAGCCATTTCCTTTAGGAAAATGCTGTGCTTTCAGGTTCGAATTCAGGAAGTCTGCTCTTGATTATATTCACACTGCACCCTACCAAATTCAAAGGACACAACCACAAGTTCAAAACCCACCTCTGTTTGAGCCCAGTCATCTTTCTGTACTTCCCCAAAATCATGCCGTCCGACCACATACTCATGATCCTGCTCCACTTAATGTTTATAATCCCACTAGGCTCCAAGTTCAGCAAATGCCATCTCAACCTCAAAGCCGAGTTCTATTTGATGTTGGTTATCCTCTTGCAAAAGTGAATAGGCCAAGTAACTTTAGGTATTTTGATTCACCATATGCTCCGAAGGTTTCTGATAAATGTCACTGGATCTTTCATGAGTATTTTGCAGACACCGAGAAAATGTTCGGGAGAACAGGTTACCATGTTGGCGGGGTTGTTCACGAAACTCTGAGAACTGGATTCGATAAAAGCGAAAGAAAGAAATCTTACTGGTTATATAATGCATCTCGAAGAACTTCACCATTACAATGTTTCAAGATCAGAGTGGTTGCATAG